The following are encoded together in the Scomber scombrus chromosome 7, fScoSco1.1, whole genome shotgun sequence genome:
- the derl1 gene encoding derlin-1, with the protein MSDIGDWFRSIPLITRSWFAASLAVPFLGKFGLIDPRNLLLAPELFFNKFHLWRPVTATLYFPVYPNTGFLFLVNLYFLYHYSSRLETGAFDGRPADYIFMLFFNWICIVITGLLMNMQLLMIPLIMSVLYIWAQFNKDTIVSFWFGTRFKAHYLPWVILVFNFIIGGSFVNELVGNLVGHLYFFLMFKYPMDLGGRSFLTTPEFLYRFFPNRRGGVSGFGEPPSRRPAAQEQAAGGGGRGRHNWGHGFRLGGE; encoded by the exons ATGTCAGACATCGGGGACTGGTTCAGAAGCATCCCGTTGATCACCCGGTCCTGGTTCGCTGCCTCGCTCGCTGTTCCCTTCCTGGGGAAATTTGGGCTGATTGATCCCAGGAACCTCTTGCTGGCGCCAGAGTTGTTCTTTAACAAATTTCAT CTATGGAGACCAGTGACGGCTACCCTGTATTTCCCAGTATACCCTAACACTGGGTTTCTGTTCCTTGTCAACCTGTATTTCCTCTACCATTACTCCTCTCGGctagagacag GGGCGTTTGATGGCAGACCGGCAGACTACATATTCATGCTCTTCTTCAACTGGATCTGCATTGTT ATAACTGGGCTGCTGATGAACATGCAG CTGCTGATGATCCCGTTGATCATGTCGGTTCTTTACATCTGGGCTCAATTCAACAAAGACACGATTGTGTCCTTCTGGTTCGGAACGAGATTCAAG GCACATTATCTACCTTGGGTCATCCTTGTCTTCAACTTCATCATCGGAGGATC GTTTGTGAATGAACTGGTCGGGAACCTTGTGGGTCACCTGTACTTCTTCCTCATGTTTAAATACCCCATGGACCTGGGAGGACGCTCATTCCTCACCACACCAGAGTTCCT gTATCGGTTCTTCCCTaacaggaggggaggggtgTCGGGCTTCGGAGAACCTCCCAGCAGGAGACCAGCTGCTCAAGAGCAGGCggcgggaggaggaggacgtgGACGCCACAACTGGGGCCATGGCTTCCGCCTGGGGGGTGAATGA
- the tbc1d31 gene encoding TBC1 domain family member 31, with the protein MEVTDIGNKEEGKVWHRKPAPGKSVLVTVVRTAQQAKTVRFLHVAFDTTGDSFLAGDHHGNIYVFDISRNRFRLVQKTGQACTALAFSLRRTTEFLVALVDYTIKCFDKDTKQLVSWMRGHEGAVSSISVHSSGRYAITTSSDTAQLWDLDTFQRKRKLNIKQSVGIQRVFFLPLSNTILSCFSDDSIFAWESDTLFCKYQLPVPDCGPKISYKAFAVTRNGKSLAAGGRSNLLHLWCLDSQQLVRVVQMPTQVRTVRQLEFLPDSFDGGANQTLGVLSQDGVMRFINIHTCKLLFHIGSHDDAITTVSVSPNGRHVVAIMDNGSINVYSVQSLTQELNKPPPSQVAVVSDAEADQLSNLRVKVKSEVVQRQTKSRTQVKILRPPAGSGTAEDKENELPAGLNKKRLVSLLKAFGEYPAKYRMFVWRSLLCLPENHAAYSSMTDKGLHSAYLTLHDKYPIKSHKLQRGLQRVLSALAHWASIFGEVDYLPLVAFPFVKLFQNNPMLCFEVVVTVIVNWCQHWFEYFPNPPLNILSMAENVLAHHDKELLQHLVDCGITSQLYVWPLLETLFSEVLIRDEWLRLFDNVFSNHPSFLLMACVAYITCCREPLLLCAQKQDFEYFFHHRNNLDMGAMIKEAYRLMSGTPADIHPRTMLSDFTPLTKGQYPVFNHYPEFIVEYQSREREKIRLQEMEYLRERQEVSAMRADFVRRQAEEETYYTQQDLLQKAEEQRRNILAQEDEKLTQQRKKLAAMKRELKVKELQLLDATRRRFLKHQQDLKASQIQRLDQEIGRKMNLCERETATAVQDLEVRQMELEVQRRRLEQNLLKEQERMGREVEEEVELRMRKAEREEKSYTEQLHSAQANMQALEESLAEACQLGLESDWQKEVAERLRQVDAEQERKRERLAVLHRQTLAEEERLADTVRDVAGWKWDEVTSTRAKLQEQRLPRCSADTDGQRQTRGLPQRQNANTAVDVGSTAACPAVKSNAATNMLCLNSRSPSESTSTNFSLDRGRAQLDSSERELLREVRELRHKLAARAREGSSASLQSVHTLSSVSQ; encoded by the exons ATGGAGGTGACGGACATCGGAAACAAAGAGGAAGGGAAAGTCTGGCATCGAAAACCAGCACCGGGGAAAAG TGTGTTAGTGACTGTGGTCCGCACTGCTCAGCAGGCCAAGACGGTGCGTTTCCTCCATGTGGCCTTTGACACCACAGGAGATTCCTTCCTCGCTGGTGATCACCATGGCAACATCTATGTCTTTGACATCAGTAGAAACAG ATTTCGTCTGGTGCAGAAGACGGGACAGGCCTGCACCGCTCTGGCGTTCAGCCTCCGAAGGACCACAGAGTTCCTTGTGGCTCTGGTTGACTACACCATCAAGTGCTTTGACAAAG ACACAAAGCAGCTGGTCAGTTGGATGCGTGGTCACGAGGGAGCAGTCTCGTCCATCTCTGTCCACAGCTCAGGCCGCTACGCCATCACCACGTCTTCAGACACAGCTCAGCTGTGGGACCTGGACACCTtccagaggaagaggaagctcAACATCAAGCAGTCTGTTGGCATACAGAGG gtgttttttctgcctctcagTAACACCATCCTCAGCTGTTTCAGCGATGACTCTATCTTTGCCTGGGAGAGCGACACACTGTTCTGCAAATACCAGCTGCCTGTCCCTGACTGTGGACCCAAAATCTCCTACAAGGCTTTTGCTGTTACGCG CAATGGAAAGAGCCTTGCTGCTGGTGGGCGCTCCAACCTGCTGCATCTGTGGTGTCTGGACAGTCAGCAGCTGGTCAGGGTGGTTCAGATGCCCACACAGGTTCGAACTGTCAGACAGCTGGAATTCCTGCCCGACAGCTTTGACGGAGGAGCcaaccag acACTTGGTGTATTGAGCCAGGACGGCGTGATGCGTTTCATCAACATTCACACCTGCAAGCTTCTCTTCCACATTGGTTCCCACGACGACGCCATCACCACAGTGTCGGTCAGCCCCAACGGCCGACACGTCGTGGCCATCATGGATAACGGCAGCATCAATGTGTACAGTGTTCAGAGTCTCACACAGGAATTAAACAAG cctcctcCCTCCCAGGTGGCAGTAGTCTCTGATGCTGAAGCTGATCAACTGTCAAACCTTAGGGTCAAGGTCAAGTCAGAGGTTGTtcagagacaaacaaaaagcCGGACTCAGGTGAAGATACTGAGACCCCCTGCTGGTTCTGGTACAGCTGAGGATAAAGAG AATGAGCTCCCTGCTGGTCTGAATAAGAAGCGACTGGTGTCTCTGCTCAAAGCATTTGGAGAATATCCTGCTAAATACAG gATGTTTGTGTGGCGGTCCCTGTTGTGTCTCCCAGAGAACCACGCAGCATACAGCAGTATGACAGATAAAGGCCTGCATTCAGCCTACCTCACTCTGCATGATAAGTATCCCATCAAAAGTCACAAGCTGCAGAGGGGGCTGCAGAG AGTTTTGTCTGCGTTAGCTCACTGGGCATCCATCTTTGGAGAGGTGGATTATCTTCCCCTGGTAGCCTTCCCTTTTGTCAAACTCTTCCAGAACAATCCGATGCTCTGCTTCGAGGTGGTGGTCACAGTTATAG TGAACTGGTGTCAGCATTGGTTCGAGTACTTCCCCAACCCTCCTCTGAACATCCTGAGCATGGCGGAGAACGTCTTGGCTCACCATGACAAGGAGCTGCTGCAGCACCTAGTGGACTGCGGCATTACTTCACAG CTCTATGTGTGGCCCCTGCTGGAGACCTTGTTCTCAGAGGTTTTAATTCGTGATGAGTGGCTCAGGCTCTTTGACAACGTCTTCTCCAACCATCCATCATTCCTGCTCATGGCCTGCGTGGCCTACATCACCTGCTGCCGTGAACCTCTGCTTCTCTGCGCCCAGAAACAGGACTTCGAG TACTTTTTTCACCATCGTAACAACTTGGACATGGGAGCCATGATAAAAGAAGCCTACAGGCTGATGAGCGGCACGCCAGCTGACATCCATCCCCGGACAATGCTCTCTGACTTCACACCACTTACCAAGGGCCAGTACCCCGTGTTCAACCACTACCCAGAATTCATAGTGGAGTATCAGAGCCGGGAGAGGGAGAAGATACGGCTGCAGGAGATGGAGTACCTCCGCGAGAG GCAGGAGGTATCAGCGATGCGTGCAGATTTTGTGCGTCGCCAAGCTGAAGAGGAGACCTACTACACACAACAG GATCTTCTGCAAAAGGCAGAGGAGCAGCGCAGAAACATCCTGGCACAAGAAGATGAAAAACTAACACAACAGAGGAAAAA GTTGGCAGCCATGAAGAGGGAGCTGAAGGTGAAGGAGTTACAGCTGCTAGATGCAACTAGAAGACGTTTCCTCAAACACCAGCAGGACCTGAAAGCCTCGCAGATACAAAGACTAGACCAGGAGATCGGTAGAAAG ATGAATCTCTGTGAGCGAGAAACAGCCACAGCAGTCCAGGATCTGGAAGTCAGACAGATGGAGCTGGAGGTTCAGAGGAGGCGACTTGAACAG AACCTGTTGAAGGAGCAGGAGCGCATGGGACGAGAGGTCGAAGAAGAGGTGGAGTTGAGGATgaggaaggcagagagagaggagaagagctACACAGAGCAGCTGCACAGCGCTCAGGCAAACATGCAG GCCCTTGAAGAGTCCCTGGCGGAGGCGTGCCAGCTGGGCTTGGAGTCGGACTGGCAGAAAGAGGTGGCAGAACGCCTGCGGCAGGTCGACGCCgagcaggagaggaaaagggagagaCTGGCAGTGCTTCACAGGCAGACcctggcagaggaggagagactgGCAGACACTGTGAGAGATGTGGCTGGATGGAAG TGGGATGAAGTGACGAGTACGAGGGCCAAATTACAGGAGCAGCGACTGCCAAGGTGTTCAGCAGACACAG ACGGCCAGAGACAGACTAGAGGACTTCCTCAGAGACAAAATGCTAACACTGCTGTTGATGTTGGAAGCACGGCTGCCTGTCCAGCAGTCAAATCCAACGCTGCCACCAACATGTTGTGTCTGAACAGCAGATCACCTTCAGAGAGCACCTCTACCAACT TCTCTCTGGACCGAGGCCGGGCCCAGCTGGACAGCAGCGAGAGAGAACTGCTGAGGGAAGTCCGAGAGCTGAGACACAAGCTGGCAGCTAGAGCCAGAGAGGGCAGCTCTGCCTCCTTACAGTCTGTCCACACACTGTCCTCTGTCTCCCAGTGA